From Acinonyx jubatus isolate Ajub_Pintada_27869175 chromosome E2, VMU_Ajub_asm_v1.0, whole genome shotgun sequence:
cccctccaggcGGGACGCTGGTATGACACCGCCATTGTACCGAGGgttaaactgaggcccagagcgcTCCAGAGCAAGATTGCGGAGCTGGGGGTTCCAGAACCAACCCTGCCTCTTTGCCCCCAACCCTGTTGTCTCAGAGCCCttctcacctcctctctctgtcGCCCCCTGTGCTCAGAGTCAGCGACCACATGGACCTGGGGCCCTCAGAGCTTGTGGGCCGCAGCTGCTACCAGTTTGTCCACGGCCAGGACGCAGCCAGGATCCGCCAAAGCCACCTGGACCGTGAGAACCCCTGTCTGCTGGCACCCCAGGCCTGAGtccacaaccccccccccgccccgctgtgCCCTGCACCCTGGGCAACAGCTCACgtgtggggtgggaggaaaggggcCGTGGGGTCTCTCGGGCCCACCCTTAAAAATCCAGAAGGCCCCCCAGCCAGGTTAGCCTTCAGTccttctgactctgtctctctctgtccccccctctgtctcctccctgccGCCACCCTTTCTgcccgtctccctctctcacccccgCCTTCCTGTCCACCTGTCTCTCTGCAACTGTCTCACCCCGTCCCTGCGCTGGGCCCAGTGCTGGACAAGGGTCAGGTGATGACCGGTTACTACCGTTGGCTGCAGCGAGCCGGGGGCTTTGTGTGGCTGCAGTCCGTGGCCACCGTGGCCGTGAGCGGGAAGAGCCCCGGGGAGCGCCACGTGCTGTGGGTCAGCTACGTGCTCAGGTGAGGGCTGTCCCCGGCCGGCCTCACCGGGAAGGGGGCTTGGGGTGGAGGCTCTTCAGGGAGGGCTTCTCGAAGAGGACAAGAACCCAGAGGGGCCTGAaaacaggaaggggaaaggggacaGTGAGAGGAGAGGCTTGGAGGTGGCGAGACCTTACGTGCAGGGGGGCGGCTTTGAAGTGGCCTCAGCCCAGGCAGAGGGTCTGGATTTGATTCcggggcactggggagccacagCAGGCTTCAAGGCTGGAGAGGGTCACAGTCAAATCTGCTTTGTGGAAAGACTCCCCTGGCTGCCTCGAAATGAGAGTTCTGAGGGACGCACGACGGgggctgggagcccagggaggaaGTGGGGGCAAGTCCCGGAAATGCCAGGCAAtgctggtggaggaggggaagagccGTCTGCTGCCACCCACGTCTCTGGCTTTGCTGGGCCTGGATTTGGGCCCCTAAGAGGAACAGCGGCCTGAAAGGAAGATGCTGGGGACATTTAGTTGGTGGCATCGGGGGCAGGGGGGAACAGGCTGCCCGGGTCTGGCCTCGGATGACAGGGCTGTGGGGCTAGaagccagcttggagcctggggggGGTCCAGTGATGAGCCCTAAGTACCACGGGGTGGGGGCTCTACCCCACCTGTGTTGTCCCCAGCCAAGCCGAGGGTGGCCAGACCCCTCTGGACGCCTTCCAGCTTCCAGCCAGCGTGGCCTGTGAGGACGTGTCCAGCCCAGAGCCAGAACCCACAGGTGAGCCCCACCTCCCACACCCCAGCCCCCGGGGGGAGCTCCCAGGGGCCTCTGGGACCTGTGCTCTCCAGTCCGGAAGCCACCAGCCACGAGTGGTGACTTAtgttcaattaaaaatgaatggtTCAGTTTCTCAGTCACACCCGCCACATTTCGAGGACCCCGTAGCCTCACGTGGCCAGTGGCTAATGCGGTTGGACCATAAAGATACGGAACGTCATCGgggaaagttctgttggacaacACAGGTCTAGAccacagatgggaagactgagggcTGGGGACGCGCACCCGCAGTGCCCTTTGTATCTCCCTCTTCCAGAGCCAGAGCCTCCGGTGGAAGGGAAGCAGGCTGCCCCCCTAGACAAGGATGAGCCCCCTCGGACCCGGGGCAAACGCATCAAAGTGGAGCCTGGCCCGGGGGAGACCAAAGACCCGGAGGACAGTGCGGAGGAGGAGCCGTCCAGCCACCCGGCCCTGACGAGGCCCGAGTTTACGTCTGTCATCCGGGCAGGGGCCCTGAAGCAGGACCTGGTGcggccctggggcctggggcctcctggagaccccccaccttccctcctccacGCGGGCTTCCTGCCCCCCGTCGTGCGGGGCCTGTGCACGCCCGGCACCATCCGCTACGGCCCTGCGGAGCTGGGTCTCATGTACCCGCACCTGCAGAGGCTGGGCCCGGGGCCCGGCCTCCCCGAGGCCTTCTATCCCACCCTGGGCCTGTCGTACCCGGGGCCCGCGGGCACCAGGGTGCAGCGGAAGGGTGACTGAGGACTGGAGAGCAGCCTCCAGAGCCGGACCCTGAAGGAGGGGCGGGGCCCTGAGGGCGCAGGGGCGGGGCTCACGGCCCCGATGGCCCTCCCTGAGAATTAAACACCTTCTCCCCCTCCGTGGCTCAGTCTCCCGGGGCCTTGGGGCCCCTcgctccttttctttctccttggttACCTCCACCTGCTTTTACTGATTCCCATGCCCGCCCTTCCCGGTCGCAGGAACCGCCACTCAGAATGTGGACAAGGGTCAGGTTTTAATGTCCTGGTCCTCGGGCCGTCCAGCGCCCGGCCATTCCCCGTGGCCCAGCTGTTCACTCCGGTGGCGGCCGGCCGGCTTCGTCGGGGCCTTCGGCGGTGGCGGTCCCATCGTCCTCGGGCACCAGTTCCACATCCAGCTCCAGCTGACCCATGTAGAGACCGACGGCACAAGCCCAGAGCAGGCCCACGGCCAGCACGGCCCCCACGCCCGCCGCTGCGCCCCCCAGCGACAGCTGCATGGGTCCCCGCAGTGCAGCCAGGCCCACAACGTAGGAGGCACCGCCCCACACGACGCACAGGCCGCCCAGCAGGAAGAAGCCTGTGCGAGAGGGCAGGAGGCCACGGTCAAGGAGAGGCAGGGCCTGAGCTCCCAGGCTGGCACTGCAGTGGGGCGGATGGAGAAGCcgcggtggggagggggatggaggggggccagggcaggggttCTGGGATCCAGAGGACTCCGGGGACCGAGGTGGGTCAGGGGACCAAGGTGGAGTTAGAGAATGAGGCAAACTCAAAAGCAGGGTAGGCGTCAAGAGTAGTACAGAGCCAAGGTCAGGGACATGAGAAGGGACCGGTATCAGAGGAGGTGTCCCggatggggaggtggggttcAGGACCAGAGGCGAAGTGGGGAGCTGGTCTGAGAGCAAAGACAGGGATGGAGTGACAGGGCCAGTCTGGGGCTGGGCCAGCATGAGGGGCTAAGTCGCGACCCTCATCTTTGTTGGAAAGTCAGATCAGAGGGGACAAGGACCCACAGCCACCCCGTGGGCCACCCACTCGGGTGATCCAGTGGCCACAAAGCAGGGGCGGGTGGATGGAAGGTCAACAGTCACACGTGAAAATGAGGTGGCTTCTGACGGGGGAGGAAAAAGTGGGTGGCAGTGGGACAGGGCAGGGAAGAATCTACACCCACGGGGGAGGTTGGGGGTTCTGCCCTCCTCAGTGGGGGAGCAAGTGCCCACACTCCCTGGTTGGGGCGGGAGTGGGGGTCTGCACTCACCGTAGGCAGCTTCCCGACCCATGTCACTCTGCATGAAGGAGATGACCCCAATGCCTGATGCCAGGAGGCCATTGCGGAACCAGGAGaggaaggctggaggaaggggtggatggggaggggaaagaaatcaGCATCAGCCTGTCAGCCCAGACAGTGTTATCCCATTGCACCCCAAATCCCCACCCGGTCCTGACGGCCCTCCACTTAACCCCCGCCAAACTGTAGCTTCCATCCATCTGAGCCCTCTCCCCAAACTCTGCAGCACCAAAGATTCAACATAGTCTGCAGAATCTGCAGGAGAATCTAGGAACCAAAATTGCCGaacttatttaatatattttttaattttttttaacgtttatttttgagacagagagagacagagcatgaacgggggagggtcagagagagggaaacaggctccaggctgtcagcacagagcccgacgcggggctcgaactcacagaccgcgagatcatgacctgagccgaagtcggccgcttaaccgactgagccacccaggcgcccccaaaattgcCGAACTTAAATATGAGGACAGGAAGATCCCGAGGGGTCATCCTGGTCAacacccctcctctccccataCATGTGTGTatccccctcccgcctccccgcTCTGGGACAAACTTCTGCACTCCAGGCCTCTCTCCAGCCTCCCCCTTCAGGGAGCCTCAAACGCCAATCATCTGCTACCGCGTGTGAACTTCCTTGCTGTTATTCACATCCATTCAAATCCCTTGTGTGGCGCTAACCGGCTGGTCCGGGTTGCAAACCCCACACCCACTCCCCATCCACTATCGACACATgaggcccctccccctgcagcctgGATCACCTGGCCCTCCAATCAGCCCAGAGCTTTTCTTTTATTGGTTGTTCCTTCCTCCAATCCGGAACTCGCCCCCTCTTCTGATGGGATCCACGCTCCCGCCTAATGCAGAGTGGTCGCCTCTTGGATCTGAACTGGCTCCTCCAAGGCGGACCCCTCCAGTGGGCAACACCCTCGCCCTTCACCCTCTTCGGATGCCTCTCTCGCCCAGGCAGTGCAATTTTATAAGGCTGCCTGTCCTACCCCGACCAACCTTTCCAATCCCCACTGCGTCCCACTAGCCGGACACCGTCCCATCCGCAAGCACTTCTATGCGGACAGACTGCGCTCTTGCAGCAAGCGCTTCCCTGCGCTTTTACGGAAGCCCTTCTCGCTCCGGAGTCCCAGCCCTGTTTCCAGCAGAAGCtccactcccttcccccactcgcgcgCGCCGACAGCTCGGCTATCCGGGACCCCCTGTCCCGTCGGGGCCGACCCCAACCCCAGCCTCAGACCTGTCTCATGCGCCTTCCGGAGGAGCCAGGCGTCCGCACGGTCCAGCTCGGACACGGGGGGCGGCGAAGCCCCGGCGCGGGGGCCGTGGCCGGGGGCGAAGGACCCTCGGGCGCCCCCGCTCCGGGGCCGCGGAGGCGGCAGCAGCGCCCCCCGGAAGCGGAGCCGGGCCAGTCGGGCGGCCCGAGCCCACCACCAGCCGCCTCCCATGGTTCCCACTACGGCCGCCGCTcaccgccccgcccccacggGCTCCCGTAGGCTGAAGCCCACGTCATTCAGGCATGGCGGCTCACTCATTGGCTTCGAGAGCGCCACTCAGGGCTGGCGCCCACGGTCCATTGGTCGAAATAGCGGTGATTCCTCCTCTGTCATCTGTGCCGGTACTGCGCGTCCCACCTCGCTTCTGCTGCTGGACTACGAATCCCAGCGATCATTGCGCCCATAGAAGGCCGGTCTTCAGAAGGCGGAGGCAGGATGTCTGCCGGGACTTGTAGTTTATGTTAATAACTTTAATTCTAATAGccaatcaacaaaaacaaaacagagctggGGTACTTAATGCAGAACCTTTGCAACATCTGGAATAGCCCGGGGGAGAAAGTAAACCTCAACATTAATCCCACTGATGAGCAGTTACTGCTATCGGTTGTACTCTTGCCCTGTCTTTTTTATAGGCAAATGTCAAGTGAGATGCCCTTTGACACATTAACTTTTTTCATAGAAGTCGAGAACATTGACTGATGGCATTGAatacttttcataatttttatattaaaaatatgattggggtgcctggttaagCCGCCGAttcttgatttcccctcaggtgGTGATCCCAGGGTGGTTTGATCGAGACCCGCCACCGGCTCCACGTGAGCGTGgcgcctgcttagggttctctttctctcgccccaccacccccgcctccctcccttcctccgcccctctccccctcttttgcaatatctctcaaattaaaaataaataattgggtacctgggtggctcagtcggttgagcgaccgactccccgattaggctcaggtcatgatctgttttgtgagttcgagccccacgtcaggctctgtgctccccgg
This genomic window contains:
- the TMEM160 gene encoding transmembrane protein 160, which codes for MGGGWWWARAARLARLRFRGALLPPPRPRSGGARGSFAPGHGPRAGASPPPVSELDRADAWLLRKAHETAFLSWFRNGLLASGIGVISFMQSDMGREAAYGFFLLGGLCVVWGGASYVVGLAALRGPMQLSLGGAAAGVGAVLAVGLLWACAVGLYMGQLELDVELVPEDDGTATAEGPDEAGRPPPE